The following proteins are co-located in the Pseudomonas antarctica genome:
- a CDS encoding monovalent cation:proton antiporter-2 (CPA2) family protein, whose product MPHEGNLLQAAVVFLLAAVLTVPLAKRLQLGAVLGYLFAGVIIGPSVLGLVGNPQSVAQFSELGVVLLLFIIGLELSPKRLWVMRKAVFGVGLAQVLLTGLVMGAVALWLFGQTWNSAIVLGLGLALSSTAFGLQSLAERKELNQPHGRLAFAILLFQDIAAIPLIAMVPLLAGSDHPTTEAQGLQHVLQILGSIAVVIIGGRYLLRPVFRIVAKTGLREVSTATALLVVIGTAWLMELVGVSMALGAFLAGLLLADSEYRHELESQIEPFKGLLLGLFFISVGMGANLSLLLSSPLVVIGLTLLLIGLKLPLLYAVGRLVGDLNRESALRLGVVLAAGGEFAFVVFKIGRDQGLFEPHLYDVLVLTITLSMAVTPLLLLVCPKLFKSKAKPVEVPEEYRAIESDAPRVVIAGMGRMGQIVARILRAQNISFIALDTSVETIELTRSFGGMPVFYGDPQRPEILHAAKVDQAEFFVIAMDDPEINIKTAELVRTRYPHMKIIARARNRQHVHRLVDLDASPVRETFYSSLEMSRRTLVGLGLSQAQADARITRFKNHDLQLLAAQHAVYDDAAKVMQSAQEARTELARLFEMDRLEEESDKV is encoded by the coding sequence ATGCCCCATGAAGGCAACCTGTTACAAGCAGCCGTGGTGTTCCTGCTCGCCGCCGTGCTGACAGTGCCCCTGGCCAAGCGCCTGCAACTGGGTGCCGTGCTGGGCTATCTGTTCGCCGGTGTGATCATCGGCCCGTCGGTCTTGGGCCTGGTGGGCAACCCGCAAAGCGTGGCGCAGTTCTCTGAGTTGGGCGTGGTGTTGCTGCTGTTTATCATCGGCCTGGAGCTGTCGCCGAAACGGTTATGGGTGATGCGCAAGGCGGTGTTCGGTGTCGGCCTGGCCCAGGTGTTGCTGACAGGTTTGGTGATGGGCGCGGTGGCGCTGTGGCTGTTTGGCCAAACCTGGAACAGCGCGATTGTGCTGGGCCTGGGCCTGGCGTTGTCCTCCACTGCCTTTGGCTTGCAAAGCCTGGCCGAGCGCAAGGAACTGAACCAGCCGCATGGGCGGCTGGCCTTTGCGATTCTGCTGTTCCAGGACATCGCCGCAATCCCGCTGATCGCCATGGTGCCGCTGCTCGCCGGCAGCGACCACCCGACCACCGAAGCGCAAGGCCTGCAACACGTCTTGCAGATCCTCGGCAGCATCGCCGTGGTGATCATTGGCGGGCGCTACCTGTTGCGCCCGGTGTTTCGTATCGTCGCCAAGACCGGCCTGCGCGAAGTGTCTACCGCCACTGCGCTGCTGGTGGTGATCGGCACCGCCTGGCTGATGGAACTGGTGGGCGTATCCATGGCCCTCGGTGCATTCCTCGCCGGGCTGCTGCTGGCGGACTCGGAGTACCGTCACGAACTCGAATCCCAGATCGAGCCGTTCAAGGGCCTGTTGCTCGGCCTGTTTTTTATCAGCGTGGGCATGGGCGCCAACCTCAGCCTGCTGCTCAGCTCGCCGCTGGTGGTCATCGGCCTGACCCTGCTGCTGATCGGTCTGAAACTGCCACTGCTGTATGCGGTCGGCCGCCTGGTGGGTGACCTTAATCGCGAAAGTGCGCTGCGCCTGGGCGTGGTGCTGGCGGCAGGCGGTGAGTTCGCCTTCGTGGTGTTCAAGATCGGCCGCGACCAGGGCTTGTTCGAGCCGCATCTTTACGATGTGCTGGTACTGACCATTACCCTGTCCATGGCCGTGACCCCGCTGCTGTTACTGGTATGCCCGAAGCTGTTCAAGTCCAAGGCCAAACCCGTGGAAGTGCCCGAGGAATACCGCGCCATCGAAAGCGATGCGCCGCGTGTGGTGATTGCCGGCATGGGCCGTATGGGCCAGATAGTGGCGCGGATTCTGCGCGCGCAAAACATCTCGTTCATCGCCCTCGACACCTCGGTCGAAACCATCGAACTGACCCGCAGTTTCGGCGGCATGCCGGTGTTTTATGGTGACCCGCAGCGCCCGGAGATCCTGCACGCCGCCAAGGTCGATCAGGCGGAATTCTTCGTGATCGCCATGGACGACCCGGAGATCAACATCAAGACCGCCGAATTGGTGCGCACGCGCTACCCGCACATGAAAATCATCGCCCGCGCGCGTAACCGCCAGCACGTGCACCGCCTGGTGGACCTGGACGCCTCACCCGTGCGCGAAACGTTCTACTCCAGCCTGGAAATGAGCCGCCGCACCCTGGTCGGCCTCGGTTTGAGCCAGGCCCAGGCCGATGCGCGCATCACCCGCTTCAAAAATCACGACCTGCAGTTACTCGCCGCCCAACACGCGGTGTATGACGACGCGGCCAAAGTGATGCAGTCCGCCCAGGAAGCCCGTACGGAACTGGCGCGGCTGTTTGAGATGGACCGTCTCGAAGAAGAGTCCGACAAGGTGTGA